The sequence tttcattattataatatgtatttttgtaaatagtttttgttaaaaaatatttatctttaactgttttaaaaaactaaaaaaaatattactttaggaATTGAAAGATTGTAAAACACAGATGACAGATTTAACTAATCAATGGTATCAGGCAATTCGTATATCACCAACTGCGTCAGATGATGATAAGACAGCGAACAATGGACAGCCCCAGACATCTAGCCGCCAATCGAGTTGACAATTACAGCAACCACCAGTTGTGAGGCAAAGTAATGGAGGGGAAAGGCAGTCGTTGATACACCGACAAAACTTCAAAGTATAACGGTTTTGTTTTCCAGGTAATAATTTGTTAAGTGACATTCAGAGCTTGTCTGCATCGAGTTTACCACATACAACCAGCCAACCGcaataattttaacaactttactatttaatgtacttaatgtattcaaaaaatataaacagaatTTATTCCAAATATTCTGATAATTGGTTCACAAATCTGTAATGATAATTGTGAATTATGACTTTCAGAAAATTTGGTATAATTGAAATGTACTTTAACACTTGAAGTCTGaatataaacaacaaatttACTTGCACAAATTTATACTGTTAATGTTATACtctagaattttttaaaaaacaagtgtgatagtcattataatttatgtactttttttgtttttgtttaaatatttagtttatcttatagttataattatttctatatgatGAAAGCAACTgccttgaaaaaaattaaaattacatatatattttgaaaaatgccTGTGTGtgccatttaataattatttttatataattacattataataatatataaaatgagcTTATTAATAAGCACACAATTCTACTTTTCTAGTATGTGCTTGCACTTGCATTAATATACAAActtgtgtatgtatgtatataatatatatattacatacacttTCCTGGGCTTTTgctttaatgaaatgtatattttttattgtatcaaatcataaaatataaatattatattcagagtATTTTCTtagctattattatatcatgtatgcTAATATGcatgatatttatatactatatacgttaTTACAGTTTCATATTTACAGATATTattctaacaatttttttttcttctggttaaaagtaacaaaaacaaattgcttatttttattagaaatcaaattaaacaaattggcAGTACTTTTATTCATGTGTTacctttttatttaagtttaatttcaatataatgcattaatattttataatgtatcatattattttgttaataaattttttctgttgtgatataaaataaacattatcaaaaacaaaatgatttatatttttttgttttatttgattataatatattttgtattgattatGAATGCTTAAAAGATTACAGTAAGTTGTAGAGTACATGcgtgattttttattataagattaatattaatgcCATTAAcaggttataatttattatgtaaattatgtatgttGTTAAAATTTAGTTCTCACTTCTTACTACATTCATCGGCTCTAcagataaacaaaaatttaatttatactcagtttattaatttaatgcaaaataacaaatttttcacAGCTTAGATGTAACATTATgtctataatcattaaaattaatgattttggtattgtaattatattataaattgacttTATTTATCTGTGATATGTGATgtgactataaattattttatattaataacaatattaaatctacaagttaataattcagaaatctaATAATGTAGTTTTTTACTGTTTTCCAGACCTCACaactattaagaaaaatataaaatatatatgtatttttatattttataaaatattttaatttaatttgatttttccaaaaagattttttacaaattacagatacttaaattttaaatataatttttattatgtaaaaaaattcccacaaatatttttgatttataacaaaatatttgaaattgttatttttcatttaaatatccaattttttcaacaattgaatttaaaatgtattttacataaaaaaatgcgtatatatttttaatgattttagattAAGTTTAGTTTGGATTTCTATTAATGTATTtagtaaattaacttaattttttttttaatttacgtgaagttaatatatttaattgttattattttatttttaatttactttcataattttatttcgtttgtataccaaaaatattttgggtAATGTTtggtataaattgtttatttttcgtgACATCAGTAACCTGCTATATAGGAACTATATATATTGTCAATAAACTCTAGTTTTAAGTTGGTCAAAAAAGCTAgtgttataaacaaaatacaaataaactgataaacttaaaaaaaaactgtttattaactatttactttggtaattatattaaaaatatatatattaattggtcCAGCTTTAAATAGTAGAaatgaatactaaaataataatcttttcaAAGGCGCTATACCATTTTTCTGCGTCAGATTGATGGTGATACTTGGATGCAGTTcagaaaattaattgaaatgtgGTTCGGACAAGCTGCACTAGtgcaaattttcaattttaagtcGTTCCTGTTATATACGGTATCGTTCtttaggaaaataaaaaaatacgtaaatggaaaataacgatttttgttAGTAATATTCTGATAATGAAACTTTTGGTGAATAACTATATGTGGATCTAAACCTATAAACGTATGTTTATAGTGATCGTGTTAGGTAAAACTAAGTAGACAGCCTTCGATTTTAAAACTGCGTTCCTAGAGTACAATTACTTAACACACAGCCTTGTGAGGGGCTCTTCACACCACACCCCCCTCAACAATCTTAGTtagctatatatttttgaataccaCTTTTCAGAcacaaagatattttaattcaaagtacaagtataatatattttgaaagtaaTACACACGTTCTACATATCCATGTTAAATAGAACTATagaagtataagtataattgacataaattgaaattcacattttaattaaaaaatgtttggacCGTTTGTGCCGTCCCTCgtttcagtaaaaaaatatagttggggtacgtaaaaataaaaatagtatagagGAGCTCCGTCCCCCCTGCGCACCCCTCCTCACAATTCGAGCATTCTGTGTtcattgaaaaacaaatatattttaattgagattattatgaattatgataggaACTAGTAACTAGCTACCTTTACAAAACGGCATGTGAGTACACAGTAGATATACATTActacaacatatttattttttaatatgataatataattaattacacttaataaatattttgttttaaatacacgTGAATTTTTTTCACGTTCAAATCTGAGAGCTCTATCATATATTACACTGACGGTTtctgtttataatacatttttttgtacatttcttGGATTCAAAATTATCgaggacaataatattattagcctaatgttaaaaatcttataatatattatttcagtttaaatgataaattgatcAAATTGACATTCGGgtaagtttttgattttttaatttctaggataatttatcaagtaatacaaaatatggtttttataaaagttcaaataaatttaaaatagtttataatattaacattttcttaGATATGATATGTAGAAcctaattgtttttaatcaccaaaaataatattattaagataatatatattcatataattcgaAAACAATATAGAATGCCAGTGGGAACACCCTAATCGACTAGCAACTTTTCACAAAGCCTTTaagtcattataaaaataaaaattacatttaagtatacaactatacaagaaGATAAACAAGCGAGTATTCAtagatattacatttataatatattatattacttactacCTGCCATGATAGTAGAATAAAgatatacgtttttaaatttagttaatattctTCTCGCAGTGCTCAATGCGCattgcttataaatttataattattaattacccctccatacttaatatttattatttattttttattaatttttatgtcaaacacctcatttttatttgttttaatattttgttatatattgttttttgattttagttaaatactctaagaaacattatttataaacaaatgttaCTGCTTAAAAAACGTCCAACGAGCTGTTTTCTGGCAAGTTTTTCATTCATTCTAGGATGCATATTGATGCTATTCGTTTCGTATCCAATAACATTAATATCAAACACTTCACCAAATGTATTAAGAATTAAGTTACTCGTAATTGTCTTATCagctgtaaaaaatataaatcaaagagATGCTATACGTGAAACATGGGCTCATACAAAAGGAGACTTCAAAATACTTTTTGTTGTATCAAaagacaaatttttaattactgaaAAGCTGGTATATGACGACATATTGGAGGTAGATGAAAAGGATGAGTTTAGACTACTCACTCGTAAAATAATAGCATCATTTTCTAGTGTATATGATATAAACTTTGATTATCTGTTAAAATGTGATGACGATTCTTTTGTCAATGTGCCGTTAATTGTCAATGACTTAGAACATATGCCTAAACAAAGGTTCTACTGGGGATATTTTGATGGTGATGCAGCTATTAAAGATCGTGGTAAATATAAAGAAACTGATTGGAAAGCATGTGATAGATATTTACCATATGCTTTGGGAGGAGGCTATGTTTTATCCAAAGATCTTATCATCTATATAGTGAAGAATCGAGATTACCTAAGGTGAGTTGATCATAGTATATTAGtaaagcataataaaatatcgatattAAGTTTACTAAATTCATTATGTAATCGCTAACCAATTATaacggttttattaaaattatcaattaacaaTCTTAATTCTTGttgtctaattttatttttcagtttcttTGCTAGTGAAGATGTTTCGGTTGGCGCTTGGTTAAGTCCATTAAATATTACTAGAAAACATGATCGGCGATTTGACACAGAATGGTGTACGCGTGGTTGtcaaaatacttatttagtAATACATAAAGTTAGTATGGAAATGATGAGACAGTACTGGTCAAACATTATTCAGACTGGAAAACTATGTGATAAAGAGTTTAAAGATAGGGCTTCATACGAGTATAACTGGTCAGCGAAGCCATCTGAATGTTGTGTCAGAAATTTGTCTTTAattccataaatatattttttaacataaaaagaatggtttgattattaatttaata is a genomic window of Rhopalosiphum padi isolate XX-2018 chromosome 4, ASM2088224v1, whole genome shotgun sequence containing:
- the LOC132928198 gene encoding beta-1,3-galactosyltransferase 6-like, which codes for MLLLKKRPTSCFLASFSFILGCILMLFVSYPITLISNTSPNVLRIKLLVIVLSAVKNINQRDAIRETWAHTKGDFKILFVVSKDKFLITEKLVYDDILEVDEKDEFRLLTRKIIASFSSVYDINFDYLLKCDDDSFVNVPLIVNDLEHMPKQRFYWGYFDGDAAIKDRGKYKETDWKACDRYLPYALGGGYVLSKDLIIYIVKNRDYLSFFASEDVSVGAWLSPLNITRKHDRRFDTEWCTRGCQNTYLVIHKVSMEMMRQYWSNIIQTGKLCDKEFKDRASYEYNWSAKPSECCVRNLSLIP